From Brassica oleracea var. oleracea cultivar TO1000 chromosome C3, BOL, whole genome shotgun sequence, a single genomic window includes:
- the LOC106335618 gene encoding glutamine-dependent NAD(+) synthetase, which produces MRLLKVATCNLNQWAMDFECNMSNIKASIVQAKAAGAAIRLGPELEVTGYGCEDHFLELDTVTHAWDCLKELLLGDWTNDILCSIGMPVIKGAERYNCQVLCMNKRIIMIRPKMCLANDGNYRELRWFTAWKQRGELEEFHLPIEISEALSQESVPFGYGYIQFIDTAVAAEVCEELFSPVPPHAELALNGVEVFMNASGSHHQLRKLDIRLNAFMGATHARGGVYMYSNQQGCDGGRLYYDGCACIVVNGDVVAQGSQFSLKDVEVITSQVDLDAVASLRGSVSSFQEQASCKVKVSSVYVPCKLTQSFNLKMTLSSPKKIMYHSPQEEIAFGPACWLWDYLRRSGASGFLLPLSGGADSSSVAAIVGCMCQLVVKEIANGDEQVKTDAKRIGNYTNGEFPTDSKEFAKRIFYTVFMGSENSSEATKMRAKQLADEIGAWHLDVCIDGVVSAVLTLFQTVTGMRPRYKVDGGSNVENLGLQNIQARMRMVLAFMLASLLPWVHSKPGFYLVLGSSNVDEGLRGYLTKYDCSSADINPIGSISKQDLRLFLRWAATNLGYQSLAEIEAAPPTAELEPIRSDYSQLDEVDMGMTYEELSVYGRMRKIFRCGPVSMFKNLCYKWGTKLSPAEVAEKVKYFFKYYSINRHKMTVLTPSYHAESYSPEDNRFDLRQFLYNSKWPYQFKKIDEIVDGLNGDSVAFPGEEASYGKEVGVVAANSGDPSAGL; this is translated from the exons GTGGGATTGTTTAAAGGAATTGCTGCTTGGTGATTGGACTAATGATATATTATGTAGCATAGGAATGCCTGTGATTAAAGGAGCAGAGCGGTATAACTGTCAGGTTCTCTGTATGAACAAAAGAATCATCATGATTCGACCAAAGATGTGCCTCGCCAACGATGGAAACTACAGGGAGCTGAGGTGGTTCACGGCTTGGAAGCAGAGAGGAGAGCTCGAAGAGTTTCACCTCCCCATTGAAATCTCAGAGGCCTTGTCACAGGAATCCGTTCCTTTTGGATATGGTTACATCCAGTTTATCGACAC AGCTGTTGCAGCTGAAGTCTGTGAGGAACTGTTTAGTCCAGTTCCTCCTCATGCTGAGCTTGCGTTGAACGGTGTGGAGGTGTTTATGAATGCGAGTGGGAGTCATCACCAGCTAAGAAAGCTTGATATTCGTTTGAATGCTTTCATGGGGGCTACTCACGCTCGCGGTGGGGTTTATATGTACAGTAATCAACAGGGATGCGATGGTGGCCGCTTATACTACG ATGGATGTGCATGCATTGTTGTAAACGGAGATGTTGTAGCTCAAGGCTCACAGTTCTCGTTGAAGGACGTTGAGGTCATCACTTCCCAAGTGGATCTAGATGCGGTTGCTAGTCTTCGCGGATCGGTAAGTAGTTTTCAGGAACAGGCAAGTTGTAAAGTGAAAGTATCTTCAGTATACGTGCCCTGTAAGCTGACACAGTCCTTCAACCTAAAAATGACACTAAGCAGTCCGAAGAAG ATTATGTACCATTCTCCACAAGAAGAGATAGCCTTTGGTCCTGCTTGCTGGCTATGGGACTATTTGAGAAGAAGCGGAGCTTCAGGGTTCTTGCTTCCTCTTTCTGGTGGAGCAGACAGCTCGTCTGTGGCAGCTATTGTTGGCTGCATGTGCCAACTTGTTGTTAAAG AGATTGCAAATGGAGATGAGCAAGTGAAAACTGATGCGAAACGGATTGGGAACTATACTAATGGAGAGTTTCCTACTGATAGCAAAGAGTTTGCTAAGCGAATATTTTACACTGTGTTTATGGGGTCTGAAAACAG TTCTGAGGCGACAAAAATGCGTGCAAAGCAGCTGGCAGACGAGATCGGTGCATGGCATCTTGATGTTTGCATAGATGGCGTTGTCTCTGCGGTTCTAACTTTATTTCAAACGGTTACTGGCATGCGTCCTCGGTATAAG GTTGATGGAGGATCAAACGTTGAGAATCTTGGGTTGCAGAACATTCAAGCACGGATGAGAATGGTGTTAGCGTTTATGTTAGCGTCTCTCTTGCCTTGGGTTCATAGCAAACCAGGCTTTTACCTTGTTCTAGGCAGCTCCAATGTTGATGAAGGACTTCGTGGTTACCTGACAAAG TATGATTGTAGCTCAGCAGACATAAACCCCATAGGAAGTATTAGTAAACAGGATCTGAGGTTGTTCCTAAGATGGGCTGCAACGAATCTCGGTTATCAGTCCTTGGCAGAGATAGAAGCTGCTCCACCAACAGCTGAGCTTGAGCCCATTCGTTCTGACTATTCTCAG CTTGATGAAGTCGACATGGGAATGACATATGAAGAGCTCTCAGTCTATGGAAGGATGAGGAAGATATTCCGGTGTGGCCCAGTTTCCATGTTCAAG AATCTATGTTACAAGTGGGGAACAAAGCTAAGCCCAGCAGAAGTAGCTGAGAAAGTGAAGTACTTCTTCAAGTATTATTCGATCAATCGACACAAGATGACTGTCCTCACACCGTCCTACCACGCTGAG AGTTACTCTCCAGAGGACAACAGGTTCGATCTGAGGCAGTTTCTGTATAATAGCAAGTGGCCATACCAGTTCAAGAAGATTGACGAGATTGTTGACGGCCTAAATGGTGACTCAGTTGCTTTTCCAGGAGAAGAAGCAAGCTACGGCAAAGAAGTTGGAGTCGTGGCTGCAAATTCCGGTGATCCAAGCGCGGGTCTCTGA